The Coffea arabica cultivar ET-39 chromosome 9e, Coffea Arabica ET-39 HiFi, whole genome shotgun sequence genome has a window encoding:
- the LOC113709803 gene encoding wall-associated receptor kinase-like 1 produces MGSKCLFSSLLILLAWIITFPICPTTGASLAKPGCSDSCGNVLIPYPFGLSRRCAVNQSYIIICNSSKPYLSNLNLEVLNISLENQTVTVNSSLASFCNADQAQRNGSSTSWISSDLAGTPFFYSQIYNKMMLFGCGNAVLNQADNKILSGCTSTCEFNASDLATYSSSRCYGVNCCETIIPFYLSKYNLNFRGSRFNRSGQCSTTFLVDQNWLPEKFSESLQFIPVVLAWTLSQADATAVVNCTYVSGSFYLDSGEHVENFVCAFCGSDINPYLQSECGSPRFMTNVKAAGLIGVFISIGVLFLIAASFAVYKLVKRRRNKRIRDKFFKRNGGLLLQQQLSADDSVIKRTRIFKENELAKASDQFSEDRILGRGGQGTVYKGMLTDGKIVAIKRSMKVDESQLEPFINEVVILSQVNHRNVVKLLGCCLETEVPLLVYEFIPNGTLSSLIHNHIDDEFPFTWNFRLRIAGEIAEALAYLHSAISIPIYHRDIKSSNILLDEKYIAKVSDFGTSRSIGADKTHLTTLVKGTFGYLDPEYFQSSQFTEKSDVYSFGVVLVELLTRKKPISSSESEEDGNLNLATRFSTMMDENRLDSILDCQLLDESIKEEVISVAKLAQRCLDSNGKNRPTMKEVAIELENIRRAANGSTVHSQLFEKGECESVFSADTKTS; encoded by the exons ATGGGTTCAAAATGCTTATTCTCCTCTCTCCTGATCTTGTTAGCTTGGATCATCACCTTTCCTATATGCCCAACAACTGGAGCATCATTAGCTAAGCCAGGATGCAGTGATTCCTGTGGCAATGTTCTCATCCCCTACCCATTCGGGCTAAGTCGTCGCTGCGCTGTCAATCAATCATACATCATAATTTGCAATTCTTCCAAGCCATATCTAAGCAACCTCAATCTTGAAGTGTTGAACATATCGTTAGAAAACCAAACAGTCACAGTAAATTCCTCGTTAGCTAGTTTTTGCAACGCTGATCAAGCCCAGAGAAATGGTAGCAGCACCAGCTGGATTAGCTCCGATCTTGCCGGAACCCCTTTCTTCTACTCACAAATATACAACAAAATGATGCTTTTTGGGTGTGGAAATGCTGTACTAAATCAAGCAGACAACAAGATCTTGTCCGGTTGCACGTCCACTTGTGAATTCAACGCTTCTGATCTAGCAACTTATAGTTCATCGAGGTGTTATGGGGTGAATTGTTGTGAAACAATAATTCCTTTCTACCTCTCAAAATACAATCTGAATTTCAGGGGTTCAAGATTCAACAGATCAGGACAGTGCTCAACTACGTTTTTGGTGGATCAAAACTGGTTACCAGAGAAATTTTCAGAATCCTTGCAATTTATTCCGGTTGTTTTGGCCTGGACTCTATCACAAGCTGATGCGACCGCCGTTGTTAATTGTACTTACGTCAGTGGCTCTTTTTACTTGGATTCCGGGGAACATGTGGAAAATTTTGTATGTGCATTTTGCGGCTCAGATATCAATCCATACCTACAATCAGAATGCGGCAGCCCTA GATTTATGACGAACGTGAAAGCAGCTGGACTTATTG GTGTTTTTATAAGCATAGGTGTTTTATTTCTCATAGCTGCTAGTTTTGCCGTGTACAAACTagtaaagagaagaagaaacaaaaggatCAGGGATAAGTTTTTTAAAAGAAATGGAGGTCTTTTATTACAGCAGCAATTATCTGCTGATGATAGTGTCATTAAAAGAACAAGGATTTTCAAAGAAAATGAGTTGGCCAAGGCCAGTGACCAATTCAGTGAAGATCGAATACTTGGAAGAGGCGGGCAAGGAACAGTTTACAAAGGAATGCTAACCGATGGAAAAATTGTGGCAATCAAAAGGTCAATGAAGGTGGATGAAAGCCAGTTAGAACCATTCATCAATGAGGTTGTCATTCTTTCACAAGTCAATCACAGGAATGTGGTAAAACTACTAGGTTGTTGCTTAGAGACAGAAGTACCTCTATTGGTATATGAATTCATCCCTAATGGAACGCTCTCTAGCCTCATTCATAATCATATCGATGATGAGTTTCCCTTCACTTGGAACTTCAGATTAAGAATAGCAGGTGAAATAGCAGAAGCTTTGGCATATCTACACTCGGCAATCTCAATTCCTATCTACCATCGAGATATCAAGTCAAGCAACATACTTCTGGATGAAAAGTACATAGCCAAGGTATCGGATTTTGGAACTTCAAGATCCATCGGAGCTGATAAAACTCATCTAACTACACTCGTTAAAGGAACTTTTGGCTACTTGGATCCGGAATACTTTCAGTCAAGCCAATTTACAGAGAAAAGCGATGTCTATAGTTTTGGGGTTGTTCTTGTTGAGCTCTTGACAAGAAAAAAGCCCATATCATCGTCTGAATCAGAAGAAGATGGTAACTTAAATTTGGCCACAAGGTTTTCAACGATGATGGATGAAAATCGTCTTGACAGTATTCTTGATTGTCAACTTCTAGATGAGAGCATTAAGGAAGAGGTTATTTCTGTTGCTAAACTGGCTCAAAGATGCCTAGATTCAAATGGAAAAAACAGGCCAACTATGAAGGAAGTAGCCATTGAGTTGGAAAACATTAGAAGGGCGGCAAATGGTTCAACTGTTCACAGCCAATTGTTCGAGAAAGGAGAGTGTGAATCTGTTTTTTCAGCTGATACTAAAACTTCGTGA